The Mannheimia pernigra sequence TGTTCCCGCAGCGATTTTTCCGCAATCGTCATTCCCTCTTTTAAAATCAGCACGGTTTCACGCAAGGTAATCGTATTACCTTCAATCGCATTGGAATTATATGAACTTTCGATAATAAATTCTTCACGCAAACGCTTTACTTCGGATTCAGAAAGCGGGCGATATTGCGTAAGCTGATTTTTTAGCTGATCGATTTGGGCTAATTTATGATTCATTTTGCAAATTTTCCTAGAAATTTAACCGCTTGTGCTACATAATCTTAAATCCTAAGTCTGATAACTCATCACAAAGTTCACCACACCATTTTGGCAATTTTACTGAAATTTGAATAATCTGTTTATTTGTAATCTGCAAAATCAAATTCGGCTTGGTTTCTGAATTATCATAAATCAGCGTTTCATCATTGATGAAAATCGCATCAATTAAATTTTCACGGCTAATGTGGTAGCGTTTTCTAATGGTTTCTTCATCAATAAAATGTCCGCCAGCTCTGACTCTGGCTTTTACCCGTGCGATGTTAATTTTATAGCTATCAACACCAATGTAATTTAATCGAGTTCTGAAATTTTCTGCTTTGGCATTTTCCATTCTTTTTAAAATAGACTTGCCAGAAAGCGTGGATTCCATTGAAAACGCAATCTGATTTTTTACCGCAAATTGAAATAACTCAATCGCTTTTCTGCCGGCTTCAATATCGGCTAATCTTGGATTATTCGGGTTAATCTGCATCGCAATATTATCGGAATCAATCACAATTTCGACTTTATCTTGATTAAAAAATCGTAAAGTAGATTTTCCAGCCCCGTTTGTGCCACAGTAAAAAATTGCCAGATTATTGTGCATATTCAATCACGTTTTCCGTACCATCTGGATAATGTTCAATCAAATCCCCATTTTCACGACGATAAGTCAGCACTTCGTGCTTTTTCTTTTCTTCAAACCACGCAGTAAAGAGAATATCCAGCTCACGTTGTTTTTTGAGTAATTGTTCACGACTTGTCATTTATATCCTCCTAAATAAAAGTGGCTATCTAAAACTATTTATAATTCAGTATAAAAACTTTCTAATTGGAAAGTCGTTATAGGCTTAATATAAAGTTGATATTTTTCAACTAAGTCAATAATTTTATCGCCATTGATAAGTGTAATTGGGCGTTGTCCGCTTCTTGCTCGTTCTATTCCATCTCGGGTAAAGTCTGCGGTAGTAATAAAAATACCGAACTCAGCATTGCTATATGACATTGCTCCTGCAAATTTATCAATTTCGGGGGTGCCAATTTTAGTATTATCATTCCAACGTTTAGCCTGAATAGCTACTCGAGTAGTGCGAAACTCGTCAGAAGTGATGTAACCATATCCATCCAAGCCTCCATCTCTACTAGCGGATACACCTTTACTTTCATCAATATCTACACCCATTTTCTTGACTAAGGCACGGCAGAAAATTTCAAACTTTTGTGGAGGCATTGAAAAGAGAAGCTGTTTTAATTGAGCTTTCCATTGTTCAGAACTATTAATGATCTCACTATCATCATCTTCATCAAACTCTTCATTTGGAATAGAAATATTTATTTTAGCTTGATTAATTTTACTTCTGGCTTTCCAGGCTAAATTGGAAATTGCATAAACGTCTCGATCAAGATTATTTTTAAGATGATCTATATTACAAGTGAGTCCCTTTTGTGTTAAAACAAGCACACCTCTTTGTGGACGAGTTAAGAAGCCTGCCATTTCTAAATTAGTAATACTAAAATTTAATACAAAGTAAAAAGGGCGATAAGTACCATCTCTTTTATTTCTTGGTTTTGTTTCTTCAATAATATACTCGGGAATTTGATTGACGGATTCTTTCAGCTCTTTAATCAACTCTTTCTTTTGTGCTTCGCCACCAAGATTTTGAAGTATTTTAACAAGAATAGGCATTAGAAATGCTTCTTGCTGTTTTCTGTTCATTGCTTCAAATTTCATTTCTATTCCTTTGCTAGAATCATATCCAAATGCTCAATCCCATCTTCCAAATATACGCCCGAAATTGCCCGAAAACCAAAGCTCTCATAAAACTCTTGCAGGTAGCTTTGGGCTTGGGCGTGAATTGGTAGGTCTGAGAAATGCTTTCGGCTGTAATCCATCGCTTTTTGTACTAATTCCCTTGCTAAGCCTGCTCTACGATATTCTTTCACTACTAATACTCTGCCGAGGTGAATGCCATCTGAATCGGGGATTAGGCGACAGTAAGCGGTTAGATTTTTTACATTTTTTGCAAAGAAATGCACCGCTTGCAAATCTTTATCATCAACCTCTTGATACGGGCAATGTTGCTCTACCACAAAAACTGCTGTGCGAGCTTGGTAGATTTCAAACAGCTCTTGAGTAGAAAGTTGCTTAAAAGTCTTAATTTGCCAATTTAGGGTGTTTAACATTGCACCGTTTCCAACTGCCAGCCTAGTTGGCGATATTGTTTATAGCGTTCACGAGCTTGTGCTTTAGCGGTTTCTTCAACTGGCACAAAATCAATAATGTGATGGAAGCTGTTAATAAAATCGGGGAGATCTGTTTGTAGCGAGATGAGTAAGTCTCGATGTTGTGCGTTGCGTTTGCCTTTCCAAGAAATTTCAATCGGTGTTGGGTAAGCCGTGATTTCTCCCGATAAATTATGTGGCACAAAGGAATCAGGATCTCTTGCCCAAAGTGCTTCGTCAATATTCAGTGCTTGTTGTTCTGTTTCACAGGCAATAAGCACGCGCTTACCTAATCGCCAAGCTTTAGCTGCCAGTTCGCAAGCCTGATCTTCAGCGGCTGAAATGTTGGCTGAATCGGTTTGGCTTAAAAGATAAAATTGCACTTGTTTCACAGAATATTCCTAGAAAATCTAAAAGCTATTTATGCCTTAGATTTTAGCTGAAAATCGAGGAAATATAAAATCTAAGCCGCTATTTTTGCAAAAAATATCCGAAAACGCACCGCTTGTATTAGGATTAAAGGTGGAACTAATTACATTTTGTTTGTTCTAAATAGGTAATACACTATTTCAATGGTAGGAAATGTGTAGAATGTTACTCTTATTCAATATTTTATAAGGAATTTACTATGGGTTTATTTGATTTTGTGGGCGACATCGGTCGTAAATTATTTAACAAAGAAGAAGATGCGTCAAAAGCGGTAACTGAGCATATAAGCCAAGATAATCCAGGCGTTGAAAATATGAACGTAACGGTTGAAAATGGTGTGGCGAAGATTTCTGGTATAGCCTCAACGGCAGCTGCTGTGGAAAAAGCGGTATTAATGGCAGGAAATGTGGCAGGTATTACTAATGTAAATATCGATGCTATACAACTTGCAAGAGAAGCGCAGTTAGCTGGCGATGATGAGTTCTATGTGATTCAAAAAGGCGATACATTATGGGAAATCGCAGCAAAAGCATACGGCAATGGTGCAAAATATAAGGCGATTGTTGAGGCAAATAAAGAAGTGATTAAAGATGAAAACAAAATCTTCCCAGGTCAGAAAATTCGTATTCCGAAAAATCTATAAATAAGAAAAGAGCTAAACTTATTAGAGTTTAGCTCTTTTTTATCAAAACAGAAATGTATAAATAAGATTATTTATTTTCTATAGCTTGTTTCACTTCTTCTATTTTCTCTTTTGTTGTTTCTTTTAACTCGGCAGCTTTTTCAATGACTGTATTTTTTGCTGCTTCAGCTTTTTCCGCGGTAGCTTGTGTGGCATCTTGGGCTGCTTGTTTTAATTCAGCTGCTTTAGTGTCTGTCGCGGCTTTTGCTTCTGCTGCTTTTTCAACAATTGCATTTTTTGTTTCTTCAGTTTTATCTGAAGCAGTTTGTGTAGCATCTTGTACGGCTTCTTTTAATTCTGCCATTTTAGCATCCGCCTCTATTTTTGCTTCTGCTGCTTTTTCAACAACTGCATTTTTAGTTTCTTCTGTCTTATTAGCGGTTGATTGAATAACTTCTTTCGTTGCATCTTTAACTTCAGTTGCTTTTTCAGTTACCGCTGCTTTAACTTCATCTGCTTTATCTGATGTTGTTTTTGCTGATTCTTTTGCTTGATCGCAAGCTGCAAGTGCCAATGTGGCACTTAACACTAATAAAGATAAAAAGGTTTTTTTCATTCCGAATTCCTTAAATTAAAAGTAAACACATTTTGTTAATGTATTTGCTTAGTTTAATTAAACTATAAAAAGTTCAATATTAAAAAATGGCTAAATGTTTATTCAACACCCGTTGAGCGAGGAGCGGACTGCACTTGGCTCACTGCACCGCTGTAGCCACCGAAACCTTTACCGTAGAAATAGTATTTAGAATTTTGCCATTCGGTGATAGCAAAAGTGTCTAAATTTTCGGTTGGTAGTGTGGTCACTGTCATTTCTGCTTTGGTGTGTTCAGCACGAGAGAATGTGCCTAATCGACCATTAAAACTATAGCTACCTTCATAGTTTGAAACTGGTATTTCAATCGCTTGTTGTGGATCTGCTTCAATGGCTGGTGCAATAGTTGCCTTTGATTGGAACTTGCCAACACGCTCATTCTTTTCTTTAACTAAATCACGCTCAGAAAGTTGGGTGACCACATTGCCAAATGGTGCAATATGTTCTTTTACTTCTGCTTTTTGCACGTCTAGTTCAGACGTTTTTTCTGCTGGTGGATTGGCTTGTTCTGCTTGCTTTTCCTTAACCAAATCACGGTGAGTTGGCTGTGTTACAAATCCACCTAGCGGGCTCACAGAATGGGCTTTCTTTTCGGTTACTTTTTGCTTTTCTTCAAGAATAGATTTTTTCTCTTGTTGTTCAAGCATCTGATCAACGGATAAAAATTGTGCTTTTTCTTCTGTTTTTACGGGGGTTGCAAATTGTATCCAAACTTTACCGCTAGCAAGTTCAGGGGAAGCAACTGCTGCCACTAATGGTATTGACGGAGCTAGGTTGCTAGGCTGATTTTCACGGCGACGCTGATTACCTACACGTAAGTGGCGAGGTAAACGACGCTGGCGGTTGTTATCACGAGTTTCTGTGACTGTTTCTGTTGTTGCTACAAGCGGTTGAATTTCCATATTTTTTTGCACTTGTTCAACATCATTCACTTTAACGGTGGAAGTGTCTGTTTTTGAAAGTGCTACATTTTCACTTGAGGCATCTGCCGTTTCTACTCGGACTTTTTTGCGTAACTCACGGCGTTGGCGACGCTCAGTTTGATTTTGCTGATGATTCGTACGGCTTGTTTGAGTTTCAGTTACAGCTGTGATTTCTTCTACCACTGCACGGCGTTGTTTTTTCTCAGTACGAGCTGGTTTTTCTTCTTGTACAACTGTTTGAGTCTGTTGTTTACGCTCTTGATTTTCAGCCTTAGTCTGACGGCTAGGGCGTTCACGGCGTTGGCGACGATCACGATGGTTGCGTGTTTTCGCTTTTGGTTTTTTCTCTTCTTCTTCCTCTTTGAACCAGGCTTTAATTTTTGTCATTAAACGGCTTAGTAACGATGGCTTAGTCGGTTTTGCTGGCGTTGGAGCTGATTGGAGATTTAATTCCGTGCTTTGTAATACAGATTCAACGGTAATAACGGGCTCATTACGAGTCACTAAAACATCATCTTGTTGGTGATGGTGATGACAGTGTTCTTCTTCAGAATGATCTTCGTAATGTTTAGTTAAATCATAACTTAGAGTTGGCGTTACTTCATTTTCACGCAGACGATACACTGCAAAGTGCGGGGTTTCCATACTTTCAGATGGCACAACCATAATTTGAACATCGTGGCGTTTTTCAATGCTTGAAATCGTTTTACGTTTTTCATTTAACAAATACGTTGCAATTTGTACTGGCACAATTGTATGAACTTGAGCCGTGTTTTCTTTAATTGCCTCCTCTTCCAATAAACGTAAGATAGAAAGCGCGATAGATTCATTATCACGGACTTTACCTGTTCCCCGGCAGCGAGGGCAGATATGCGATGATGCCTCACTTAACGAAGGGCTTAAACGCTGACGGCTCATTTCAAGTAAGCCGAAACGAGAAATGCGAGCAAATTGGATTCTTGCACGGTCTTGGCGAGTCGCTTCACGAATGCGGTTTTCTACTTCACGCTGGTGGCGAATAGGTGTCATATCAATGAAATCAATGACAATTAACCCGCCTAAGTCTCGCAAACGTAATTGACGAGCAATTTCATCTGCCGCTTCTAAATTGGTATTAAGTGCTGTTTCTTCAATATCGCCACCACGGGTTGAACGTGAAGAGTTAATGTCAATGGCTGTCAGTGCCTCAGTGACATCAATCACAATTGAACCGCCAGACGGTAAACGGACCTCACGTTGGAAAGCTGATTCGATTTGTGATTCGATTTGATAGTGACTGAAAAGCGGTACTTCGCCTTCATACAAACGAACTCTGTTGATGAAATCTGGGCGAACCAAGCGGATGTGGTTTTTTGCTTTTTCAAACACTTTTTTGTTATCGATGAGTATTTCGCCAATATCACGGCGTAGGTAATCACGAATGGCACGTACAATCACATCACTTTCTTGATGGATTAAGAACGGAGCAGGGCGAGATTCTGCTGCTTTTTTAATTGCATCCCAGTGATGCAATAGCACTTTTAAGTCCCATTGTAACTCTTCTGGCGATTTGCCTACACCAGCGGTACGTACGATTAAGCCAACATCTTCAGGCACATCTAGGCAGTCTAAAGCCTCTTTTAATTCTAAACGCTCATCGCCTTCAATACGACGAGAAATACCACCCGCACGAGGATTGTTTGGCATTAACACTAAGTAGCTGCCAGCAAGTGAGATAAAAGTAGTTAGGGCTGCACCTTTATTACCACGCTCTTCTTTGCTGACTTGAATGATAACTTCCTGCCCTTCTTGGATAATATCTTTGATATTTGGACGACCATTAAACACATAGCCTGATGGGAAGTATTCACGGGAAATTTCTTTTAAAGGTAGGAAGCCGTGGCGTTCTGCACCATAATCTACGAATGCTGCTTCAAGGCTTGGTTCAACACGGGTAATTTTACCTTTGTAGATATTTGATTTTTTCTGTTCGTGGCCTGGACTTTCAATATCCAAGTCAAATAAACGTTGCCCATCAACAAGGGCAACACGCAACTCCTCTTTTTGAGTTGCATTGATTAACATTCTTTTCATTGTGTTTTCTCATTATTTTGATTTTTATACGGGCTTTTACCCATTTCACAGGAATTATTTTTTGCGTCTATCTCACGACTGTCTAAATTCCCAATAAAAAGTGCGGATATTTGTCTTACGTTTACTTTTTCTTGTCTCAAAGAAACTGCAAAATCAATCACTTATAGTTGGTAAAACGCTTTTACAAGCGGTTATTTTCACTTAAATTTTTGCAATTGTTCTGTTGCTTTTTGCAGGCAAAAATAACGGTGTATTATCGCATTTTACGCCTTTTAAAAGCAAGGTAATTATTCAATGGTAGCTGTTATTTTATGGGTATGAATATAGCAAAAGTCGAAATAGGAGAATTAAAGGAAAAATGAGATTTGTTGTAAATATTGGGAGATAAGAATGATATAAAAGCGGTTAAATTTGCAAAAAAAGAGCGAAATTCAACCGCTTGTAAGGCATAATATTATGCTTTTTCTGTCATTTTTTTCACTGCATCTTCAGTGGTCCATAGGTCATTAGCGATAATGCGATAGTTAGTTAATGCGGCAAGATAGCCGTCACCTTCAGGAATACGGGGACCTGCTGTTGCATCTTTCACAACTGTGACTTCAAAACCTTGTTCAATTAACTCACGCAAATGTGAATCAATACATAAGTTTGCAGCCATACCAGCTAAAATAACTTGGTCTATCTTACGTTTACGAAGCTGTAATACTAAGTCATTAGTTTCTGGGCCAAAGACTTTATGTGGAGAGGTAATCACCGTTTTGCCATCAAAAATGTATGGTTTATACTCAGGCATAAAATCCGCACCTGAGTTTTCGAAGCCCTCCATCGTGTATTGTCCTTTTCTTGCAAACATTCCGCTATCGTGCATAAAATGTTCGCCTGGCGAACCAAATTCCCATTTGTGGTCGGTTGGGTAATAATAGTGTGGCGAAACAAATGTTGGCATATCTACCGCTTTTGCTGTTTTGAATAAACTTTCAATGTTGGCTACTGTGTTATTCTCTTTGATAGAATCACCTAACACGCCCCACATAATACCTTTCGGACTTAGGAAATCAATTTGTGGATCAACGATGACTAATGCCACGCGTGTTGGATCAATCGTCATTCCATGACGTTTTAAACCATATTGTTCTGGCTCGGCATAAGGTGATTTTTCTACAGTGGCTTGTTTGGCATTTGCACTTGAGGCAATCCCTAATGCACCTAATACGCCAGCTGCCATTGCAATACGAGAGCCGTGGTTAAGTGCTTGACGGCGTGCTTGGTTGATTTCTTGAAATTGTGCTTGTGACATCATTACTCTCCCAATTAAATTAAATAGATATACAAATTGTAACGATAACTTGTGTTATCGAACGGATTGCTATTATAGTGGCTACATATATTTTGTTTTAACCATTCGTCTTGATTGTTTACCCAAGGAGCTTAATGTGGATAGTTTGACACACCTTTTTACCCAATTTCAGTTTCGTACGGATTTAT is a genomic window containing:
- a CDS encoding restriction endonuclease, translating into MKFEAMNRKQQEAFLMPILVKILQNLGGEAQKKELIKELKESVNQIPEYIIEETKPRNKRDGTYRPFYFVLNFSITNLEMAGFLTRPQRGVLVLTQKGLTCNIDHLKNNLDRDVYAISNLAWKARSKINQAKINISIPNEEFDEDDDSEIINSSEQWKAQLKQLLFSMPPQKFEIFCRALVKKMGVDIDESKGVSASRDGGLDGYGYITSDEFRTTRVAIQAKRWNDNTKIGTPEIDKFAGAMSYSNAEFGIFITTADFTRDGIERARSGQRPITLINGDKIIDLVEKYQLYIKPITTFQLESFYTEL
- a CDS encoding cysteine hydrolase, giving the protein MMSQAQFQEINQARRQALNHGSRIAMAAGVLGALGIASSANAKQATVEKSPYAEPEQYGLKRHGMTIDPTRVALVIVDPQIDFLSPKGIMWGVLGDSIKENNTVANIESLFKTAKAVDMPTFVSPHYYYPTDHKWEFGSPGEHFMHDSGMFARKGQYTMEGFENSGADFMPEYKPYIFDGKTVITSPHKVFGPETNDLVLQLRKRKIDQVILAGMAANLCIDSHLRELIEQGFEVTVVKDATAGPRIPEGDGYLAALTNYRIIANDLWTTEDAVKKMTEKA
- the rne gene encoding ribonuclease E, which translates into the protein MKRMLINATQKEELRVALVDGQRLFDLDIESPGHEQKKSNIYKGKITRVEPSLEAAFVDYGAERHGFLPLKEISREYFPSGYVFNGRPNIKDIIQEGQEVIIQVSKEERGNKGAALTTFISLAGSYLVLMPNNPRAGGISRRIEGDERLELKEALDCLDVPEDVGLIVRTAGVGKSPEELQWDLKVLLHHWDAIKKAAESRPAPFLIHQESDVIVRAIRDYLRRDIGEILIDNKKVFEKAKNHIRLVRPDFINRVRLYEGEVPLFSHYQIESQIESAFQREVRLPSGGSIVIDVTEALTAIDINSSRSTRGGDIEETALNTNLEAADEIARQLRLRDLGGLIVIDFIDMTPIRHQREVENRIREATRQDRARIQFARISRFGLLEMSRQRLSPSLSEASSHICPRCRGTGKVRDNESIALSILRLLEEEAIKENTAQVHTIVPVQIATYLLNEKRKTISSIEKRHDVQIMVVPSESMETPHFAVYRLRENEVTPTLSYDLTKHYEDHSEEEHCHHHHQQDDVLVTRNEPVITVESVLQSTELNLQSAPTPAKPTKPSLLSRLMTKIKAWFKEEEEEKKPKAKTRNHRDRRQRRERPSRQTKAENQERKQQTQTVVQEEKPARTEKKQRRAVVEEITAVTETQTSRTNHQQNQTERRQRRELRKKVRVETADASSENVALSKTDTSTVKVNDVEQVQKNMEIQPLVATTETVTETRDNNRQRRLPRHLRVGNQRRRENQPSNLAPSIPLVAAVASPELASGKVWIQFATPVKTEEKAQFLSVDQMLEQQEKKSILEEKQKVTEKKAHSVSPLGGFVTQPTHRDLVKEKQAEQANPPAEKTSELDVQKAEVKEHIAPFGNVVTQLSERDLVKEKNERVGKFQSKATIAPAIEADPQQAIEIPVSNYEGSYSFNGRLGTFSRAEHTKAEMTVTTLPTENLDTFAITEWQNSKYYFYGKGFGGYSGAVSQVQSAPRSTGVE
- a CDS encoding DNA polymerase III subunit chi; translation: MKQVQFYLLSQTDSANISAAEDQACELAAKAWRLGKRVLIACETEQQALNIDEALWARDPDSFVPHNLSGEITAYPTPIEISWKGKRNAQHRDLLISLQTDLPDFINSFHHIIDFVPVEETAKAQARERYKQYRQLGWQLETVQC
- a CDS encoding GNAT family N-acetyltransferase is translated as MLNTLNWQIKTFKQLSTQELFEIYQARTAVFVVEQHCPYQEVDDKDLQAVHFFAKNVKNLTAYCRLIPDSDGIHLGRVLVVKEYRRAGLARELVQKAMDYSRKHFSDLPIHAQAQSYLQEFYESFGFRAISGVYLEDGIEHLDMILAKE
- a CDS encoding Fic family protein; this translates as MNHKLAQIDQLKNQLTQYRPLSESEVKRLREEFIIESSYNSNAIEGNTITLRETVLILKEGMTIAEKSLREHLDIIGFKDAFNYIYELVANNEPLSKRTIKDIHSLVLMNNAESRGVYRKIPVRIRGD
- a CDS encoding zeta toxin family protein, translating into MHNNLAIFYCGTNGAGKSTLRFFNQDKVEIVIDSDNIAMQINPNNPRLADIEAGRKAIELFQFAVKNQIAFSMESTLSGKSILKRMENAKAENFRTRLNYIGVDSYKINIARVKARVRAGGHFIDEETIRKRYHISRENLIDAIFINDETLIYDNSETKPNLILQITNKQIIQISVKLPKWCGELCDELSDLGFKIM
- the lysM gene encoding peptidoglycan-binding protein LysM — translated: MGLFDFVGDIGRKLFNKEEDASKAVTEHISQDNPGVENMNVTVENGVAKISGIASTAAAVEKAVLMAGNVAGITNVNIDAIQLAREAQLAGDDEFYVIQKGDTLWEIAAKAYGNGAKYKAIVEANKEVIKDENKIFPGQKIRIPKNL